The Microbacterium sp. LWH7-1.2 genome window below encodes:
- a CDS encoding ATP-binding cassette domain-containing protein has translation MAPRRDADVAIDCSDLSIARSGRGGSAQRVVDGVSFTLPHGGILALMGPTGSGKSSLAAVLAGADEPGLAVVGGRGLVEGVAVRRPRRAHRYLTYYAGYVPQSAGARLPARLTVAEVIGEPITSRDRRVSARALAVRVASLLDELLLPLGAAPKYPYELSAGMRQRVALARALVLQPRVLIADEPFANMDVEVRKAAREAVLRRRRELDMAALVVTNEPDVVRELDADVLVLRAGHAVAFGHGTQDLLWTPDGRADQRLVNY, from the coding sequence ATGGCTCCTCGACGAGACGCGGATGTCGCGATCGACTGTTCCGATCTGTCGATCGCCCGCTCCGGGCGCGGGGGTTCAGCCCAGCGCGTCGTCGACGGCGTCTCGTTCACGTTGCCGCATGGGGGCATCCTCGCGCTGATGGGGCCGACGGGCTCCGGCAAGTCGTCGCTGGCGGCGGTGCTGGCAGGCGCCGACGAACCCGGCCTCGCCGTCGTCGGGGGCCGCGGTCTCGTCGAGGGGGTGGCGGTGCGGCGCCCCCGCCGCGCTCATCGGTATCTCACGTACTACGCCGGGTACGTCCCGCAGTCCGCCGGGGCCCGGCTGCCGGCACGCCTCACCGTCGCCGAGGTGATCGGCGAGCCCATCACGAGCCGCGACCGACGCGTCAGCGCACGCGCACTCGCGGTGCGGGTGGCGTCGCTCCTCGACGAGCTGTTGCTGCCGCTCGGCGCCGCTCCCAAATACCCGTACGAGCTCAGCGCGGGCATGCGCCAGCGCGTGGCCCTGGCCCGGGCGCTGGTGCTCCAACCTCGCGTTCTGATCGCCGACGAGCCCTTCGCCAACATGGACGTCGAGGTGCGCAAGGCGGCGCGCGAGGCGGTGCTCCGCCGGCGGCGTGAACTCGACATGGCGGCCCTCGTCGTGACGAATGAGCCGGATGTCGTACGTGAACTCGACGCGGACGTCCTCGTGCTGCGGGCGGGGCACGCGGTCGCCTTCGGACACGGAACGCAGGATCTGCTGTGGACGCCCGACGGCCGGGCCGATCAACGGCTGGTCAACTACTGA
- a CDS encoding DUF305 domain-containing protein: MNHRKRALIAALPLAIALGLAGCANGSDGPGSMPGMDHGSRTPSGSASSVSMADQMFVVMMIPHHEQAIEMSDMILEKDGVDPAVVQLAERIKAAQGPEIELMEGWLGEWGVADDPAASGSMDHGDGMMSEADMTALGAAGGTEAGRIFLEQMVVHHEGAVEMAEAALADGQDPDVLALAQRVIDDQTAEIAEMQELLTML, translated from the coding sequence ATGAATCACCGCAAGCGCGCCCTCATCGCCGCACTCCCCCTTGCCATCGCCCTCGGGCTGGCGGGGTGTGCGAACGGGTCCGACGGCCCGGGTTCGATGCCCGGAATGGACCACGGGTCGCGGACGCCGTCGGGCTCTGCGAGCTCCGTATCGATGGCCGACCAGATGTTCGTCGTCATGATGATCCCGCACCACGAGCAGGCGATCGAGATGTCGGACATGATCCTCGAGAAGGACGGAGTAGACCCCGCCGTCGTCCAGCTGGCGGAGCGGATCAAGGCCGCCCAGGGTCCCGAGATCGAGCTCATGGAAGGATGGCTCGGTGAGTGGGGTGTCGCGGACGACCCCGCTGCCTCGGGGAGCATGGATCACGGCGACGGGATGATGTCGGAGGCCGACATGACCGCGCTCGGTGCGGCCGGGGGGACGGAAGCCGGCCGCATCTTCCTGGAGCAGATGGTCGTGCACCACGAAGGCGCGGTCGAGATGGCGGAGGCCGCCCTCGCCGACGGCCAGGATCCGGATGTTCTCGCCCTCGCCCAGCGCGTGATCGACGACCAGACGGCCGAGATCGCCGAGATGCAGGAGCTCCTGACGATGCTCTAA
- a CDS encoding DUF6153 family protein, translating into MPLPQPAPRSTRIGLGAHVLMIAAIVLGLLGMHVLASQGSHAAHGSPPTAVATSMESRTAPHHAHDGAIVETDPTLAETSLPNVWAVVCVVALLLTVILVAPNGSSWLIGRRDASWRAAALGVPVDRAPQHPPSLTLLSISRT; encoded by the coding sequence ATGCCGCTTCCGCAGCCTGCGCCCCGTTCGACGCGCATTGGGCTCGGCGCCCACGTCCTGATGATCGCGGCGATCGTGCTGGGACTGCTCGGGATGCACGTGCTCGCTTCGCAGGGGTCGCATGCCGCGCATGGATCGCCACCCACGGCGGTGGCGACGTCCATGGAGTCCCGTACGGCGCCGCATCATGCGCACGACGGCGCGATCGTCGAGACCGACCCCACGCTCGCCGAGACCTCCCTGCCGAACGTGTGGGCCGTCGTCTGCGTCGTCGCACTCCTCCTCACGGTGATCCTCGTCGCGCCGAACGGCTCCTCGTGGCTGATCGGGCGGCGCGATGCGTCCTGGAGGGCCGCGGCCCTCGGGGTGCCCGTCGACCGTGCTCCGCAGCATCCCCCCTCTCTCACCCTTCTCTCGATCAGCCGGACGTGA
- the def gene encoding peptide deformylase translates to MAVLPIRIMGDPVLHSPASVVEEITDEIRTLVADMFETMDAAPGVGLAAPQVGVPLRIYTYAYADDDGKPWRGVIINPELWMKSLEPGAPDPDEESEGCLSFPGERFPLRRSDEVLVTGTDLEGEPVRIQVDGWRARIMQHEFDHLDGILYVDRLDDGDWKTVQKIARKRGWGRPGSSWTPGIDDLDA, encoded by the coding sequence GTGGCTGTTCTCCCGATTCGCATCATGGGCGATCCCGTCCTGCACTCCCCCGCGTCCGTCGTCGAAGAGATCACGGACGAGATCCGCACCCTGGTCGCCGACATGTTCGAGACGATGGATGCCGCACCCGGCGTGGGTCTCGCGGCTCCGCAGGTGGGCGTGCCGCTGCGCATCTACACCTACGCGTACGCCGACGACGACGGGAAGCCTTGGCGCGGCGTGATCATCAATCCCGAACTGTGGATGAAGTCGCTCGAGCCGGGTGCCCCCGACCCCGACGAGGAGTCCGAGGGATGCCTGTCGTTCCCCGGCGAGCGGTTCCCGTTGCGCCGATCCGACGAGGTGCTGGTGACCGGCACGGACCTGGAGGGCGAGCCCGTCCGCATCCAAGTCGACGGCTGGCGCGCGCGGATCATGCAGCACGAGTTCGACCACCTCGACGGCATCCTCTACGTCGACCGCCTCGACGACGGAGATTGGAAGACCGTGCAGAAGATCGCGCGCAAGCGCGGTTGGGGCCGACCCGGAAGTTCCTGGACGCCCGGCATCGACGACCTCGACGCCTGA
- a CDS encoding DMT family transporter, translating into MVWTAVELEDVGDQLVGAFQNPGILIGIPLALLGAVFMSFGAQYQHRGVTKVERLYGSQSNGGLGASHLLKLLARPSWVIGTVMLALAIVCQLSALAYAPLIVVQPLGAIALVITTLLNAQISGHKPTRRSLTAIGACVGGIFIFVTIAALFATEKPVSNGQLITILVLLGVVTIVFAGLWIWLRKRMGALFYIIAAGVIYGFVATLAKVVIVRIQAQDFNWLTFTCLAALIAGAIVGAYFVQNAYASGPPDLVVAGLTVIDPIVAIFIGLTVLQEAAGAPLWVYISFALVGAVAVWGVFQLARHHPQVLSESQELPIQRGSAGRATDAAHPHTASIKVTEAVAKVWPEPPVKDPADEAEGKPGR; encoded by the coding sequence GTGGTGTGGACGGCGGTTGAGCTCGAGGACGTGGGCGATCAGCTCGTCGGCGCGTTCCAGAACCCCGGCATCCTCATCGGCATCCCGCTGGCCCTGCTCGGCGCCGTCTTCATGTCGTTCGGCGCGCAGTACCAGCACCGCGGCGTCACCAAGGTCGAGCGGCTCTACGGTTCCCAGAGCAACGGCGGGCTCGGTGCGAGCCACCTGCTGAAGCTCCTCGCGCGACCGTCCTGGGTGATCGGCACGGTGATGTTGGCGCTCGCCATCGTGTGCCAGCTGTCGGCGTTGGCGTACGCGCCGCTCATCGTGGTGCAACCTCTCGGGGCGATCGCCCTCGTCATCACGACCCTGCTGAACGCGCAGATCAGCGGTCACAAGCCGACCAGGCGCTCGCTGACCGCGATCGGCGCGTGCGTCGGCGGCATCTTCATCTTCGTGACGATCGCGGCACTGTTCGCGACCGAGAAGCCGGTTTCCAACGGTCAGCTGATCACCATCCTGGTGCTGCTGGGCGTCGTCACGATCGTCTTCGCGGGACTGTGGATATGGCTTCGCAAGCGCATGGGCGCCCTTTTCTACATCATCGCCGCCGGTGTCATCTACGGCTTCGTCGCGACGCTCGCGAAGGTCGTCATCGTCCGCATCCAGGCCCAGGACTTCAACTGGCTGACGTTCACCTGCCTCGCGGCCCTCATCGCAGGCGCCATCGTCGGCGCCTATTTCGTGCAGAACGCGTATGCCTCCGGGCCTCCCGACCTCGTCGTCGCCGGCCTCACCGTCATCGATCCCATCGTCGCGATCTTCATCGGGCTGACGGTGCTGCAGGAGGCCGCCGGCGCACCTCTCTGGGTCTACATCTCGTTCGCGCTGGTCGGCGCGGTCGCCGTGTGGGGCGTGTTCCAGCTCGCCCGTCATCACCCTCAGGTGCTCAGCGAGAGCCAGGAGCTCCCGATCCAGCGGGGGAGCGCCGGACGGGCGACGGATGCCGCGCACCCGCACACGGCATCGATAAAGGTGACCGAGGCCGTCGCCAAGGTGTGGCCGGAACCACCCGTGAAGGACCCGGCCGACGAGGCAGAGGGCAAGCCGGGCAGGTAG
- the nagE gene encoding N-acetylglucosamine-specific PTS transporter subunit IIBC, giving the protein MKFLQRLGRSIMLPVAVLPVAAILSGISYWISNGGKSPNLVSAFLGAAGGSLLDNMALLFAVGIALGMAQKSDGTSALAGLVSWLVVTTLLKPETVALYTGIADVNEVDPAFLKVQNVFVGIICGLIGAFCYNRFKDTKLPDALSFFSGKRSVAIVTAGASLVVAIALFFIWPWVYGGLVTFGEWIVTLGPFGTGIYGFLNRLLIPVGLHHALNSVFWFDVAGINDLNNFLSGEGTYGVTGQYMTGFFPIMMFGLPGAALAMYLTAKTTRKKLAYGILLGGAISSFFVGVTEPLEFAFMFLAPVLYVTHALFTGISMAISQILPVRMGFGFSGGFIDLVLNWMNPMAQNPWLIPVMGVFWFFIYFGVFYFFIKRFNLKTPGREDDDILGEGTEYDTHVADDKYLVTGSRFIDALGGKDNILELENCATRLRMEIDDVSKVDETALKRAGAAGTMKPGGKSVQVVYGTNVQFVKDAMEQIIAGEVAAPSGAAPEPAIAPAAGGTAVLTDTPATTTVTLRQPLEGKVVPLSAVPDPTFAQGIMGPGIAIEPTGDTVVAPADGTIGATFDSSHAVALVLDDGTELLIHVGIDTVGMKGDGFETLVEKGQKVTAGTPLLRFDLAKIQAAGHPSITPVIVLNNENAAVAFE; this is encoded by the coding sequence ATGAAGTTCTTGCAGAGGCTCGGCAGGTCGATCATGCTCCCGGTGGCTGTGCTGCCGGTGGCTGCGATCCTGTCCGGCATCAGCTACTGGATCAGCAACGGCGGAAAGAGTCCCAACCTCGTCTCCGCGTTCCTCGGCGCCGCCGGCGGCTCGCTGCTCGACAACATGGCGCTGCTGTTCGCCGTCGGCATCGCGCTCGGCATGGCGCAGAAGTCCGACGGCACCTCGGCGTTGGCCGGGCTCGTGTCGTGGCTCGTGGTGACGACCCTCCTCAAGCCTGAGACGGTCGCCCTCTACACGGGGATCGCCGACGTCAACGAGGTCGATCCCGCGTTCCTCAAGGTGCAGAACGTCTTCGTCGGCATCATCTGCGGTCTGATCGGCGCGTTCTGCTACAACCGCTTCAAAGACACGAAGCTCCCGGATGCACTCTCGTTCTTCTCGGGCAAGCGTTCGGTCGCGATCGTCACCGCCGGCGCGTCGCTGGTCGTCGCCATCGCTCTATTCTTCATCTGGCCATGGGTCTACGGCGGTCTCGTCACGTTCGGCGAGTGGATCGTCACGCTCGGGCCTTTCGGTACGGGCATCTACGGCTTCCTCAACCGGCTCCTCATCCCCGTGGGACTGCATCACGCGCTCAACTCGGTGTTCTGGTTCGACGTCGCCGGCATCAACGATCTGAACAACTTCCTGTCCGGCGAAGGCACGTACGGCGTCACCGGCCAGTACATGACCGGCTTCTTCCCGATCATGATGTTCGGCCTGCCGGGAGCCGCCCTCGCCATGTACCTCACCGCGAAGACCACGCGCAAGAAGCTCGCCTACGGAATCCTCCTCGGCGGCGCGATCTCGTCCTTCTTCGTGGGCGTCACCGAACCTCTCGAGTTCGCCTTCATGTTCCTGGCGCCCGTGCTGTATGTCACCCACGCCCTGTTCACGGGCATCTCGATGGCGATCAGTCAGATCCTGCCCGTGCGCATGGGCTTCGGCTTCTCGGGCGGCTTCATCGACCTCGTCCTCAACTGGATGAACCCGATGGCGCAGAACCCGTGGCTGATCCCCGTGATGGGTGTCTTCTGGTTCTTCATCTACTTCGGGGTGTTCTACTTCTTCATCAAGCGGTTCAACCTGAAGACCCCGGGCCGCGAGGACGACGACATCCTCGGGGAGGGGACGGAGTACGACACACACGTCGCCGACGACAAGTACCTCGTCACCGGCAGCCGCTTCATCGACGCGCTCGGCGGAAAAGACAACATCCTCGAACTGGAGAACTGCGCAACGCGCCTGCGTATGGAGATCGACGACGTCAGCAAGGTCGACGAGACCGCGCTCAAGCGCGCGGGCGCCGCGGGCACCATGAAACCGGGCGGCAAGTCGGTGCAGGTGGTCTACGGCACGAACGTCCAGTTCGTGAAGGACGCGATGGAGCAGATCATCGCGGGTGAGGTCGCGGCGCCGTCAGGTGCGGCGCCCGAGCCGGCGATCGCCCCTGCCGCCGGCGGCACCGCGGTGCTGACCGACACGCCCGCGACCACCACCGTCACCCTGCGCCAGCCGCTCGAGGGCAAGGTCGTGCCGCTGTCCGCAGTGCCCGACCCGACGTTCGCCCAGGGCATCATGGGGCCGGGCATCGCGATCGAGCCGACCGGCGACACGGTCGTCGCGCCGGCCGACGGCACCATCGGCGCCACGTTCGACAGCAGTCACGCGGTGGCGCTCGTGCTCGACGACGGCACCGAGCTGCTGATCCACGTCGGCATCGACACCGTCGGGATGAAGGGCGACGGGTTCGAGACCCTCGTCGAGAAGGGGC